A portion of the Pseudomonas synxantha BG33R genome contains these proteins:
- a CDS encoding LysR family transcriptional regulator translates to MSVQWDLEQMRLFVSVAEQRSFSAVARGQRKAQSAVSNGIALLEADLGVSLFERSSGRQPRLTEAGSVLLEEAREVLRQCERLNGRALSLTRGEEACLRLAQDEAMLFQPVLDSLEALAAQYPLLEVQLSSAAQGDVARKLVERQADLGLLFYHDQIPEALERRVVGSVEMVTVCGVNHALAKETYVTCQHLAQHRQLLMSTQTSVYPGSEAASPLVWRADSFYVLAEWLMSGLGWAWLPRHIVQYPTYQQQMVELASEWTPPALVVELVWRRDEHLGPAARFLAKRFAECLQAID, encoded by the coding sequence ATGAGCGTGCAGTGGGATCTGGAACAGATGCGCCTGTTTGTCAGCGTTGCCGAGCAGCGTTCGTTCTCTGCCGTAGCGCGCGGGCAACGCAAGGCGCAATCGGCGGTCAGCAATGGCATCGCCCTGCTGGAGGCGGACCTGGGCGTCAGCCTGTTCGAACGTAGTAGCGGCCGCCAGCCACGCCTGACCGAAGCCGGCAGCGTGTTGCTGGAAGAAGCACGTGAAGTGCTGCGCCAATGCGAGCGGCTTAACGGCCGGGCGCTGTCCCTGACACGTGGCGAGGAAGCCTGCCTGCGGCTGGCCCAGGATGAGGCGATGTTGTTTCAGCCGGTGCTCGATAGCCTGGAGGCGCTGGCGGCGCAATACCCGCTGCTGGAAGTGCAGTTGTCCAGCGCCGCCCAGGGCGATGTGGCGCGCAAGCTGGTGGAGCGCCAGGCGGACCTTGGGTTGTTGTTCTATCACGACCAAATCCCGGAGGCCCTTGAGCGGCGGGTAGTGGGCAGTGTGGAAATGGTCACGGTATGCGGGGTGAATCATGCGTTGGCCAAGGAAACTTACGTGACTTGCCAGCATTTGGCCCAGCATCGGCAGTTGCTGATGTCGACCCAGACCAGCGTCTACCCTGGCAGCGAAGCGGCCAGCCCTCTGGTGTGGCGCGCCGACAGCTTCTACGTATTGGCCGAATGGCTGATGAGCGGCCTGGGCTGGGCCTGGCTGCCTCGGCACATCGTGCAATACCCGACCTACCAACAACAGATGGTCGAGTTAGCCAGCGAATGGACACCGCCGGCGCTGGTCGTGGAACTGGTATGGCGGCGCGATGAGCACCTGGGGCCCGCCGCTCGCTTCCTGGCTAAACGATTTGCCGAGTGCTTGCAGGCGATCGACTGA
- a CDS encoding TolC family outer membrane protein codes for MLRKLSLALAVSCATNGLVWAAEAPLSTNTDLVSVYQEAASNNADLAAARAQYGAQKEVVPQARAGLLPNLSAGADSNNVRTQIDQPAATANRDAHSWRATLSQPLFRADRWFQLQAAEAVNEQASLQLSASEQNLILQSAESYFAVLRAQDNLASTKAEENAFKRQLDQSNERFDVGLSDKTDVLQSQASYDTARANRIVAQRQVDDAFEALITLTNRQYNSIQGIVHTLPVLPPAPNDAKAWVETAGRQNLNLLASNYAVTAAEETLRQRKAGHLPTLDAVAQYEKGDNDALGFSNPNQLPIPYGGDVSQRTIGLRLNIPIYSGGLTSSQVRESYSRLDQSEQQREGLRRQVVENTRNLHRAVNTDVEQVQARRQSIISNQSAVEATEIGYQVGTRNIVDVLDSQRQLYASVRNYNNSRYDYILDNLRLKQAAGTLNPGDLQDLARYLKADYNPDKDFLPPDLAKAAAEQLKARPGY; via the coding sequence ATGCTGCGCAAACTTTCACTGGCTCTTGCCGTGTCTTGTGCGACCAACGGACTGGTCTGGGCAGCTGAAGCGCCCTTGTCCACCAACACCGATCTGGTCAGCGTCTATCAGGAAGCGGCGAGCAACAACGCCGACTTGGCCGCTGCCCGCGCTCAATATGGCGCGCAAAAAGAGGTGGTGCCCCAGGCGCGCGCAGGCCTGCTGCCGAACCTGTCGGCCGGGGCCGACAGTAACAATGTGCGCACCCAGATCGACCAGCCCGCCGCCACGGCCAACCGTGACGCCCACTCCTGGCGCGCTACCCTGAGCCAGCCGCTGTTCCGCGCCGATCGCTGGTTCCAGCTGCAAGCTGCCGAAGCCGTCAACGAGCAAGCCTCGCTGCAACTGTCGGCCAGTGAGCAGAACCTGATTTTGCAGAGTGCCGAGAGCTACTTCGCCGTGCTGCGCGCCCAGGACAACCTGGCGTCGACCAAGGCCGAAGAAAATGCCTTCAAGCGTCAGCTCGACCAGTCCAATGAGCGCTTCGATGTGGGCCTGTCGGACAAGACCGACGTGCTGCAATCCCAGGCCAGCTACGACACCGCCCGAGCCAACCGCATCGTGGCCCAGCGCCAGGTAGACGACGCTTTCGAAGCGCTGATTACCCTGACCAACCGCCAATACAACTCGATCCAGGGCATCGTCCATACCCTGCCGGTGCTGCCGCCGGCGCCGAACGACGCCAAGGCCTGGGTCGAAACCGCCGGGCGTCAGAACCTCAATCTGCTAGCCAGCAATTACGCCGTGACCGCCGCCGAAGAAACCCTCAGGCAGCGCAAGGCCGGCCACCTGCCGACACTCGATGCGGTCGCGCAATACGAAAAAGGCGACAACGACGCCCTGGGGTTCAGCAACCCGAATCAGTTGCCTATCCCGTACGGCGGCGATGTGTCGCAACGCACCATCGGCCTGCGTTTGAACATCCCGATCTACAGCGGCGGCCTCACCAGTTCGCAAGTGCGCGAATCCTATTCACGCCTCGACCAATCCGAGCAACAGCGCGAGGGCCTGCGCCGCCAGGTGGTGGAAAACACCCGCAACCTGCACCGTGCAGTGAACACCGACGTGGAGCAGGTGCAGGCACGCCGCCAGTCGATCATTTCCAACCAGAGCGCGGTAGAAGCCACGGAAATCGGTTATCAGGTGGGCACGCGCAACATCGTCGATGTGCTGGACTCACAGCGCCAGTTGTATGCGTCGGTGCGTAACTACAACAACAGCCGCTACGACTACATCCTCGACAACCTGCGCTTGAAACAGGCGGCGGGCACTCTGAACCCAGGGGACCTGCAAGACCTGGCGCGCTATCTCAAGGCCGACTACAACCCGGACAAGGACTTCCTGCCGCCGGACCTGGCCAAGGCCGCTGCCGAACAGCTCAAGGCCCGCCCGGGCTATTAA
- a CDS encoding aldo/keto reductase, whose protein sequence is MSLPTLHDLHRPLGSTGLLVSPLGLGTVKLGRDQGVKYPSGFQIPGDDEARMLLRQARELGINLIDTAPAYGMSEERLGPLLRGQRNDWVIVSKVGEEFADGVSRHDFSAAHTRMSIERSLKRLETDFIDLVLVHSDGNDLHILNDCEVYQTLAQLKKDGKIGGFGFSGKTVEGGIKALEQGDCAMVTYNLNEQAEKTVIDYASTHGKGILVKKTLASGHVCLEPGMDPIHASFQLLFAQTGVASAIVGTINPLHLAHNVATAARVIRQL, encoded by the coding sequence ATGAGCCTGCCAACCCTGCACGACCTGCATCGCCCGTTGGGCAGCACCGGCCTGCTGGTGTCGCCATTGGGCCTGGGCACCGTCAAACTGGGCCGCGACCAGGGGGTCAAATACCCCAGCGGCTTTCAGATTCCCGGCGACGACGAGGCGCGAATGCTGCTGCGCCAGGCTCGCGAGCTGGGCATCAACCTGATCGACACCGCCCCCGCCTACGGCATGAGTGAGGAACGCCTGGGCCCGTTGCTGCGTGGCCAGCGCAACGACTGGGTGATTGTCAGCAAGGTCGGCGAAGAGTTTGCCGATGGCGTGTCCCGTCACGACTTCAGCGCGGCCCATACGCGAATGTCGATCGAACGCAGCCTGAAACGCCTTGAAACGGATTTTATCGATTTGGTGCTGGTGCACTCCGACGGTAACGACTTGCACATCCTCAACGACTGCGAGGTTTACCAGACCCTGGCCCAACTGAAGAAGGACGGCAAGATCGGCGGTTTCGGTTTCTCCGGAAAAACCGTCGAAGGCGGCATAAAGGCCCTGGAACAGGGCGATTGCGCGATGGTCACCTACAACCTCAATGAACAGGCCGAGAAAACCGTGATCGATTACGCGAGCACCCATGGCAAGGGCATCCTGGTAAAAAAAACCCTGGCCAGCGGTCACGTGTGCCTGGAGCCAGGAATGGATCCAATTCATGCCAGTTTCCAGCTGTTGTTTGCGCAAACGGGCGTCGCCAGTGCTATTGTCGGGACCATTAATCCGCTGCACCTGGCCCATAACGTGGCAACCGCTGCCCGAGTCATCCGTCAACTCTGA
- a CDS encoding NAD(P)/FAD-dependent oxidoreductase: MPSVISTDVLIVGAGVAGLWLNARLRRQGFSTVLVESASLGGGQSVKSQGIIHGGAKYALHGALTGASEAIADMPRRWREALAGDGELDLSGVRVLSQAHYLWSPGTLAGNLTSFFASKAVRGRVDQVKGEELPAALQDRRFKGKVYRLAELVVDVPSLIERLAQLAGDGLLAGQHIEPLLDGNTLVGLKVDGREIRAQRIVLSAGAGTADLLAALGLSQPAMQKRPLHMIIAKGPGLKPLYAHCLGGGTKPRITVTTHPAADGNWVWYLGGDIAEADGVARTPDEQIATAQKELAHLLPWIDMSQTRWGTLRVERAEPLQSGLSRPDNAFLAEDGRLLVGWPTKLALAPDFADRVLHALERDGIRPGASTPLPELPKPAIGQPAWEQLLP, translated from the coding sequence ATGCCATCCGTTATTTCCACCGACGTTCTGATTGTCGGCGCCGGGGTTGCCGGCCTCTGGCTCAATGCGCGCCTGCGCCGCCAGGGGTTTTCCACGGTACTGGTGGAAAGCGCCAGCCTGGGCGGCGGGCAAAGCGTGAAGTCCCAGGGGATCATTCACGGCGGGGCGAAATACGCCCTGCACGGCGCCCTCACCGGCGCCTCCGAAGCCATTGCCGACATGCCGCGGCGCTGGCGTGAAGCCCTTGCGGGTGACGGTGAGCTGGATCTGTCCGGCGTGCGCGTGTTGTCCCAAGCGCATTATTTGTGGTCCCCGGGCACCCTCGCCGGCAACCTCACCAGCTTTTTTGCCAGCAAGGCCGTGCGCGGCCGCGTTGATCAGGTCAAGGGCGAAGAACTGCCTGCTGCCCTGCAAGACCGCCGCTTCAAGGGCAAGGTCTATCGTCTGGCGGAGTTGGTAGTGGACGTACCGAGCCTGATCGAACGCCTGGCGCAACTGGCGGGTGACGGCTTGCTCGCAGGCCAGCACATCGAGCCGTTGCTGGACGGTAATACGCTGGTGGGCTTGAAGGTCGATGGCCGCGAGATCCGTGCCCAGCGCATCGTGCTGAGCGCTGGCGCCGGCACCGCTGATCTGCTCGCAGCCCTGGGCCTGAGCCAGCCGGCCATGCAAAAACGCCCGTTGCATATGATCATCGCCAAAGGCCCGGGCCTGAAGCCGCTGTATGCCCATTGCCTGGGCGGCGGCACCAAGCCACGCATCACCGTAACCACTCACCCGGCTGCCGATGGCAACTGGGTGTGGTACCTGGGCGGGGATATCGCCGAGGCCGATGGCGTGGCGCGTACGCCTGACGAACAAATTGCCACCGCCCAGAAAGAGCTGGCGCACCTGCTGCCCTGGATCGACATGAGCCAGACCCGGTGGGGAACCCTGCGGGTGGAGCGCGCCGAGCCGCTGCAATCGGGGCTGAGCCGGCCCGACAACGCCTTTCTGGCCGAAGACGGCCGCCTGCTGGTCGGTTGGCCGACCAAACTGGCCCTGGCACCGGACTTCGCCGACCGCGTCCTCCACGCTCTGGAGCGCGACGGCATTCGCCCCGGCGCCAGCACCCCACTGCCCGAACTGCCAAAACCGGCTATCGGCCAACCCGCCTGGGAGCAACTGTTGCCATGA
- a CDS encoding NAD-dependent epimerase/dehydratase family protein, whose translation MIDTKKWVLITGGAGFIGSHLVDALLAGGYWVRVLDNLSTGKRSNLPLDNERVELLEGDVANAEEVARALVGVTAVVHLAAVASVQASVDDPVSTHQSNFVGTLNVCEGMRKAGVKRVVFASSAAVYGNNGEGASIDEQTAKAPLTPYASDKLAGEYYFDFYRRQHGLEPVIFRFFNIFGPRQDPSSPYSGVISIFSERAQRGLPITVYGDGEQTRDFMYVEDLVNVLVQAVEVPDAPLGAINVGWSRTTTLRQVLQALEEALGSLPAVTYEAARSGDIRHSRANNQRLLASFTPPEPTPLKVGLERLLNS comes from the coding sequence ATGATTGATACTAAAAAGTGGGTTCTGATCACTGGCGGCGCTGGCTTCATCGGCTCACATTTGGTTGATGCGCTGCTTGCTGGAGGCTATTGGGTCCGCGTGCTGGATAACCTGTCCACTGGCAAGCGAAGCAATTTGCCGCTCGATAACGAGCGAGTCGAACTGCTTGAAGGTGACGTCGCCAATGCCGAAGAGGTGGCGCGGGCCCTTGTTGGTGTGACGGCGGTGGTGCACTTGGCGGCTGTAGCTTCGGTACAAGCATCGGTGGATGATCCCGTCAGCACCCATCAGAGCAATTTCGTCGGCACCTTGAATGTCTGCGAAGGAATGCGCAAGGCCGGTGTGAAGCGTGTGGTATTTGCCTCCAGCGCAGCTGTGTATGGCAACAATGGTGAAGGTGCTTCGATTGACGAGCAGACAGCTAAAGCCCCATTGACGCCCTATGCTTCGGACAAGTTGGCTGGCGAGTACTATTTTGATTTTTACCGCCGCCAGCATGGGCTGGAGCCGGTGATTTTTCGTTTCTTCAATATTTTCGGACCCCGCCAGGATCCGTCATCGCCGTACTCCGGCGTGATCAGCATCTTTAGCGAGCGTGCCCAGCGTGGCTTGCCTATCACCGTGTACGGCGATGGTGAGCAGACCCGCGATTTCATGTATGTGGAAGATTTAGTCAATGTGCTGGTGCAGGCCGTTGAAGTGCCAGACGCTCCCTTGGGGGCCATTAACGTCGGCTGGAGCCGCACCACCACCCTCAGGCAGGTTCTGCAGGCGCTGGAAGAGGCCTTGGGCTCGTTGCCTGCTGTGACATATGAAGCGGCGCGCTCGGGCGATATTCGGCATTCAAGGGCGAATAACCAACGGTTGTTGGCCAGTTTCACGCCGCCCGAGCCTACCCCGTTGAAAGTGGGGCTGGAGCGCCTGTTGAACAGCTGA
- the hldE gene encoding bifunctional D-glycero-beta-D-manno-heptose-7-phosphate kinase/D-glycero-beta-D-manno-heptose 1-phosphate adenylyltransferase HldE, which translates to MKLSMPRFNQAAVLVVGDVMLDRYWHGGTSRISPEAPVPVVKVEQIEDRPGGAANVALNIAALGAPASLVGVTGDDEAAESLANSLQGAGVRALFQRIAHQPTIVKLRVMSRHQQLLRIDFEEPFATDALALGDQVEALLEGIKVLVLSDYGKGALQNHQVLIQAAKARNIPVLADPKGKDFSVYRGASLLTPNLSEFETIVGGCADEHELVSKGAALMAELDLGALLVTRGEHGMTLLRPDHPAMHLPARAREVFDVTGAGDTVISTLAASIAAGEELPHAVALANLAAGIVVGKLGTAAISAPELRRAIQRSEGSERGVLGLEQLLLAIDDARAHNESIVFTNGCFDILHAGHVTYLEQASAQGDRLIVAVNDDASVSRLKGPGRPINSVDRRMAVLAGLGAVDWVISFSEDTPQNLLAQVKPDVLVKGGDYTVDQVVGADIVSAYGGKVKVLGLVENSSTTAIVEKIRNND; encoded by the coding sequence ATGAAGTTGTCCATGCCGCGATTCAATCAAGCCGCTGTCTTGGTGGTCGGCGATGTCATGCTCGACCGTTACTGGCATGGTGGTACCTCACGGATTTCCCCTGAGGCTCCGGTACCGGTCGTCAAGGTCGAGCAAATCGAAGACCGCCCGGGTGGCGCTGCCAACGTCGCTCTCAATATTGCCGCCCTCGGTGCCCCGGCTTCCCTGGTGGGTGTGACCGGCGACGACGAAGCTGCCGAAAGCCTGGCCAACAGCCTGCAGGGGGCCGGCGTGCGTGCACTGTTCCAGCGCATCGCCCATCAGCCGACGATCGTCAAGCTGCGGGTCATGAGCCGTCACCAGCAATTGCTGCGTATCGATTTTGAAGAACCCTTCGCCACCGACGCCCTGGCCCTCGGCGACCAGGTCGAGGCGCTGCTCGAAGGTATCAAGGTGCTGGTATTGTCCGACTACGGCAAAGGCGCCTTGCAGAATCACCAGGTGCTGATCCAGGCCGCCAAGGCTCGCAACATTCCGGTACTCGCCGATCCCAAGGGCAAGGACTTCTCGGTGTATCGAGGCGCCAGCCTGCTCACGCCTAACCTCAGTGAGTTCGAAACCATCGTCGGCGGTTGTGCCGATGAGCACGAACTGGTGAGCAAGGGCGCGGCGCTGATGGCCGAGCTTGATCTGGGCGCCTTGCTGGTGACCCGTGGCGAGCACGGTATGACCCTGCTGCGACCTGACCATCCGGCCATGCACCTGCCGGCGCGGGCCCGTGAAGTGTTCGACGTTACCGGTGCCGGTGACACCGTGATTTCCACCCTGGCGGCGTCTATCGCGGCCGGTGAGGAACTGCCCCACGCCGTGGCCCTGGCCAACCTGGCGGCGGGCATTGTGGTGGGCAAGCTGGGTACCGCGGCCATCAGCGCACCGGAGTTGCGCCGTGCGATCCAGCGCTCCGAAGGCTCGGAGCGCGGCGTGCTGGGCCTGGAGCAGTTGCTGCTGGCGATTGACGATGCACGTGCCCATAACGAAAGCATTGTGTTCACCAACGGTTGCTTTGACATCCTGCACGCCGGGCATGTGACCTACCTGGAGCAGGCGAGTGCCCAAGGCGATCGCTTGATCGTCGCGGTCAACGATGATGCTTCGGTTAGCCGCCTGAAGGGGCCGGGCCGTCCGATCAACAGTGTTGACCGGCGCATGGCGGTGCTGGCGGGCCTGGGCGCGGTGGACTGGGTGATCAGCTTCTCCGAGGATACTCCGCAAAATCTGCTGGCCCAGGTCAAGCCTGACGTGCTGGTAAAGGGTGGTGACTATACCGTCGACCAGGTCGTGGGGGCGGATATCGTCAGCGCCTACGGCGGTAAGGTCAAAGTGCTGGGCCTAGTTGAAAACAGCTCAACCACCGCTATCGTCGAGAAGATCCGTAATAATGATTGA
- a CDS encoding DMT family transporter, translating into MNAAYCYLAIAICSEVIATVSMKAVKGLSTPIPLLLMIAGYGVAFWMLTLVVRTVPVGVAYAVWAGLGIVMVSVAALFIYGQKLDVPAMLGMGLIVLGVVVIQLFSKTAGH; encoded by the coding sequence ATGAACGCCGCCTACTGCTACCTGGCCATTGCCATTTGCTCGGAAGTGATCGCCACCGTCTCCATGAAAGCGGTCAAAGGCTTGAGCACACCGATCCCGCTGCTGCTGATGATCGCGGGTTATGGCGTAGCGTTCTGGATGCTCACCCTGGTGGTGCGCACCGTGCCCGTGGGCGTGGCTTACGCGGTCTGGGCAGGGCTGGGGATTGTGATGGTCAGTGTCGCGGCGCTGTTCATCTACGGGCAGAAGCTGGATGTGCCGGCGATGCTGGGCATGGGCCTGATCGTGCTGGGCGTGGTGGTGATTCAGCTGTTCTCGAAAACCGCCGGGCACTGA
- the msbA gene encoding lipid A export permease/ATP-binding protein MsbA: protein MTDSSPSASPSSLKIYFRLLSYVKPYMGLFALSILGFLIFASTQPMLGYILKYFVDGLSNPEAVLFPTVPFLRDLQLLQAVPLLIILIAAWQGLGSFLGNYLLAKVSLGLVHDLRVQLFNNLLTLPNRYFDNHNSGHLISRITFNVTMVTGAATDAIKVVIREGMTVIFLFASLLYMNWRLTLVMIAILPLIAVMVSTASKKFRKQSKKIQVAMGDVTHVASETIQGYRVVRSFGGEVYEEKRFLKASQSNTNKQLRMTRTGAIYTPALQLVIYSAMAVLMFLVLYLRGDASAGDMVAYITLAGLLPKPIRQLSEVSSTIQKGVAGAESIFEQLDEDVEVDHGTIERDKVNGRLEVRNLNFTYPGTERHVLKDISFTAEPGQMIALVGRSGSGKSTLASLIPRFYHHESGEILLDGVEIEDYKLLNLRKHIAQVTQHVTLFSDTVTNNIAYGDLAGAPRADVEAAAADANAKDFIDQLPKGFDTQVGENGVLLSGGQRQRLAIARALLKNAPLLILDEATSALDTESERHIQAALDKVMQGRTTLVIAHRLSTIEKADLILVMDDGRIVERGTHGELLAQNGYYARLHAMGLDAPVAADIT, encoded by the coding sequence ATGACCGACTCCAGTCCGAGCGCAAGCCCTTCGAGCTTGAAAATATACTTCCGCCTGCTCAGTTACGTTAAGCCCTACATGGGCTTGTTCGCGTTGAGTATCCTTGGATTTCTGATTTTCGCGTCGACCCAACCGATGCTGGGTTACATCCTCAAGTACTTTGTAGACGGCCTTTCCAATCCGGAAGCCGTGTTGTTCCCCACCGTACCCTTCCTGCGCGATCTGCAACTGCTGCAGGCGGTGCCGCTGCTGATCATCCTGATCGCGGCCTGGCAGGGCCTGGGTTCGTTCCTGGGCAACTATCTGTTGGCCAAGGTCTCCCTGGGGCTGGTTCATGACCTGCGGGTGCAGTTGTTCAACAACTTGCTGACGCTGCCCAACCGTTACTTCGATAACCACAACTCCGGGCACCTGATTTCCCGCATCACCTTCAACGTGACCATGGTCACAGGTGCGGCAACCGATGCCATCAAGGTGGTAATTCGCGAAGGCATGACGGTGATCTTCCTGTTCGCCTCCCTGCTGTACATGAACTGGCGCCTGACGCTGGTCATGATCGCGATCCTGCCGTTGATTGCGGTAATGGTCAGCACCGCCAGCAAGAAATTCCGCAAGCAGAGCAAGAAGATCCAGGTGGCCATGGGCGACGTGACCCACGTGGCCTCGGAAACCATCCAGGGCTACCGCGTAGTGCGCAGCTTTGGTGGCGAAGTCTACGAAGAGAAGCGCTTCCTCAAGGCCAGCCAGAGCAACACCAACAAGCAACTGCGCATGACCCGCACCGGGGCGATCTACACCCCGGCGCTGCAATTGGTGATCTACTCCGCCATGGCTGTGCTGATGTTCCTGGTCCTGTATCTGCGTGGCGATGCCTCGGCGGGTGACATGGTTGCCTACATCACCCTGGCCGGCTTGTTGCCCAAGCCGATCCGTCAACTCTCGGAGGTCAGCTCGACCATCCAAAAAGGTGTGGCGGGCGCAGAAAGCATCTTTGAACAGCTGGACGAAGACGTTGAGGTCGACCACGGCACCATCGAGCGCGACAAGGTCAATGGCCGCCTGGAAGTGCGCAATCTGAACTTCACCTACCCAGGCACCGAACGCCATGTGCTCAAGGACATCAGCTTCACCGCGGAGCCTGGGCAGATGATCGCTCTGGTGGGCCGTTCAGGCAGCGGCAAGTCGACCCTGGCCAGCCTGATCCCGCGTTTCTACCACCATGAAAGCGGTGAGATCCTGCTCGATGGCGTAGAGATCGAAGACTACAAGCTGCTCAACCTGCGCAAGCATATTGCTCAGGTCACCCAGCACGTGACCCTGTTCAGCGACACCGTAACCAACAACATCGCCTACGGCGATCTGGCCGGTGCACCTCGTGCCGACGTTGAAGCGGCGGCGGCGGATGCCAATGCCAAGGACTTCATCGACCAGTTGCCCAAAGGCTTCGATACCCAGGTCGGTGAGAACGGCGTGCTGTTGTCCGGCGGCCAGCGTCAGCGCCTGGCGATTGCGCGCGCCTTGCTCAAGAACGCGCCGCTGCTGATTCTCGACGAGGCCACTTCGGCCCTTGATACCGAGTCCGAGCGGCATATCCAGGCGGCACTGGACAAAGTCATGCAAGGCCGTACGACCTTGGTGATCGCGCACCGATTGTCGACTATCGAGAAAGCCGACCTGATTCTGGTGATGGATGACGGGCGGATTGTCGAGCGCGGCACCCACGGCGAGTTGCTGGCGCAGAACGGCTATTACGCTCGCCTGCATGCCATGGGGCTGGATGCGCCGGTAGCGGCTGACATCACCTGA
- the waaA gene encoding lipid IV(A) 3-deoxy-D-manno-octulosonic acid transferase yields MNRTLYSCLFYLALPLVALRLWLRARKAPAYAKRVGERFSYGLPVMRPGGIWVHAVSVGESIAAAPMIRALLARYPQLPITVTCMTPTGSERIQALFANEPRIQHCYLPYDLPCAAKRFLDRVQPKLAVIMETELWPNHIHACAQRGIPVALANARLSARSAKGYARFARLTAPMLAQMSLFAVQTQTEAERFRSLGARPETVEVTGSIKFDLTIDPQLTARAADLREQWGASDRPVWIAASTHEGEDEVVLAAHRQLLASYPNALLILVPRHQERFGPMFELSVQQGFATVRRSSGEPVTEQTSVLLGDTMGELLFLYALADSAFVGGSLVPTGGHNPLEPAALGKPVIMGPHLFNFLEISTMMRDAGALREVDDADGLAEAVRQLFELPQDAHRMAQAGLKVMQANQGALKRLLDGLERLIAH; encoded by the coding sequence ATGAATAGAACTCTCTACAGCTGTCTGTTTTACCTGGCGCTGCCGTTGGTGGCCTTACGTTTATGGCTGCGCGCGCGCAAGGCACCGGCCTATGCCAAACGTGTGGGCGAACGGTTTTCCTATGGCTTGCCGGTGATGCGCCCCGGCGGTATCTGGGTGCACGCCGTTTCGGTGGGCGAAAGCATTGCCGCCGCGCCGATGATTCGCGCTTTGCTGGCGCGGTATCCGCAACTGCCGATCACTGTCACCTGCATGACGCCTACCGGTTCCGAGCGTATCCAGGCGTTGTTCGCCAATGAGCCGCGCATCCAGCATTGCTACTTGCCCTACGACTTGCCCTGCGCCGCCAAGCGTTTTCTCGACCGAGTGCAGCCCAAGCTGGCGGTGATCATGGAAACCGAGCTATGGCCCAACCATATCCATGCCTGCGCTCAACGCGGTATCCCGGTCGCGCTGGCCAATGCAAGGTTGTCGGCGCGTTCGGCCAAGGGCTACGCCCGGTTCGCCAGGCTGACGGCGCCGATGCTGGCGCAAATGAGCCTGTTCGCCGTGCAGACGCAAACCGAGGCGGAGCGCTTTCGCAGTCTGGGCGCACGGCCTGAAACGGTGGAGGTGACTGGCTCGATCAAATTCGACCTGACCATCGACCCCCAATTGACGGCCCGCGCCGCTGACTTGCGTGAACAGTGGGGCGCCAGCGACCGGCCAGTGTGGATCGCCGCCAGTACCCATGAAGGTGAAGACGAAGTGGTGTTGGCTGCCCATCGCCAATTGCTGGCGAGCTATCCCAACGCGTTGCTGATTCTGGTGCCGCGTCACCAGGAGCGCTTCGGCCCGATGTTCGAGCTGAGTGTGCAACAAGGGTTTGCCACGGTGCGTCGCTCCAGCGGTGAACCGGTCACCGAGCAAACCTCGGTGCTGCTCGGCGATACCATGGGTGAGCTGCTGTTTCTCTACGCCCTGGCCGACAGTGCCTTTGTGGGTGGCAGCCTGGTGCCGACCGGCGGGCACAACCCGCTGGAGCCGGCGGCTTTGGGTAAGCCTGTGATCATGGGGCCGCACTTGTTCAACTTCCTCGAAATCAGCACGATGATGCGCGACGCCGGGGCGTTGCGAGAGGTGGATGATGCAGACGGTTTGGCCGAAGCGGTGCGGCAGCTTTTCGAGCTGCCGCAGGATGCACACAGGATGGCGCAGGCGGGGTTGAAAGTGATGCAGGCCAACCAGGGTGCGTTAAAACGCCTTTTGGACGGTTTGGAAAGATTGATCGCTCACTGA